The following are encoded in a window of Arctopsyche grandis isolate Sample6627 chromosome 4, ASM5162203v2, whole genome shotgun sequence genomic DNA:
- the haf gene encoding leucine-rich repeat and fibronectin type-III domain-containing protein hattifattener isoform X2 — MRTPEGSRRSARRCSKDSNIMIWLLPSLALFSVLAVVDAQCPWQREIQELQVACLCAYNLGHELSVQCDQVDFPLLLKALDTYAKNTPLDLLYINNSTIRKLDDNIFINLRIHNAQLSGCKIKSVGPNAFRGQEQHIKNLNLQDNEITEVPVDSLKGLANLALLDLSKNRISKIQDNSFSTLKRLTTLKLSDNNVTLTAGSLKGLDGSLKNLNLKGTKQKKVPDCIRGLKTLAFLDLSQNSIRELPGLGGMKTFEGLDSLTALNLERNLIQSLGDAAFAGIRKTLSSLSLLNNLLPDFPTSAISTLSELRVLDIGFNLLTGLPENSFVKNPSITLLALDGNPLNTVPQKAFTHLNNTLRGLSLGGRFLHCDCRLRWVTEWIRNGDLQVTSRERNPQFCGSPPRFRDRGFYSIQPDELTCSNDNEVIGVATVIHEDINTTVAEKKTEASTRSTTITTTAATTRASTPKTTTTTTTTTTTTAKPTKISTTTTSSLHTRSTIPPWKQNSQHQRPPLVLGFPPQKSKIDDSNEVVVKNAYRQDNSVIIQWDSDTANILGFRVVYRLFGDKSFKQGPPLEASEREFKIKNVPSQECIVVCVISLEEINVSPDTVPYTQCREVRTVSSATSNMDKITIAASAAICGTIVIAVIVFVAASRRRSRKMHNLHQQQLSGKAGLPIGGLPVNCCTGMGTTPSPGGPLSSLATLSAFNKHQDWDQVSAYSGRSIPRARMYPENGAALISDDLRSHVSHFSNTGGSKLGKTRSIADGQSQHSFSNHSGRYLANSAFPSNLVSSRSDLRQSRQSLAGASDRMSRMSFPGTHIHHGAPSVASSSRRARPRSRSRDHTALHARPGSRYSTAGSTHTLNNYCGDTSDNWTDHDMDIYMARNPTARGGLVPL; from the exons ATTATGATTTGGTTGCTGCCATCATTAGCATTGTTTAGTGTGCTAGCAGTTGTTGATGCACAATGCCCGTGGCAACGCGAAATACAAGAGTTGCAAGTCGCATGCCTATGCGCTTACAATCTTGGTCATGAACTTTCAGTGCAGTGCGACCAG GTGGATTTTCCATTGCTCTTGAAAGCTTTAGATACCTATGCGAAAAATACACCTTTAGATCTGTTGTACATTAACAATTCGACTATAAGAAAATTAGATGACAATATTTTCATCAACCTTCGCATACACAATGCACAACTGTCCGGATGTAAGATAAAATCGGTAGGACCGAACGCGTTCCGAGGACAGGAACAGCACATTAAAAATTTGAACTTGCAAGATAACGAAATAACAGAAGTTCCCGTCGACAGTTTGAAAGGTTTGGCGAACCTGGCACTGCTCGACCTGTCCAAGAATAGAATATCGAAGATTCAGGACAATTCGTTCTCGACTCTGAAACGACTCACAACGTTGAAGTTGTCCGACAACAATGTAACGCTGACTGCGGGATCATTGAAAGGATTAGATGGCTCACTGAAGAACTTAAATCTGAAAGGAACTAAGCAAAAAAAAGTACCAGATTGTATACGAGGACTTAAAACTTTAGCCTTCCTTGATCTATCACAAAATAGTATAAGGGAATTGCCAGGTTTGGGTGGGATGAAGACATTTGAAGGACTAGATTCATTGACGGCATTAAATCTAGAAAGAAATCTCATACAAAGTTTAGGAGATGCAGCTTTTGCAGGAATAAGAAAAACTTTGAGTTCTCTCAGCTTACTGAATAACTTATTACCAGATTTTCCGACCAGTGCCATAAGCACTCTATCTGAATTACGGGTGCTAGACATAGGTTTCAATTTACTGACAGGTCTCCCTGAAAATTCTTTTGTGAAAAACCCATCGATCACACTTCTAGCATTGGATGGTAATCCACTAAATACCGTACCACAAAAAGCCTTTACACATTTGAACAACACACTGAGAGGTCTAAGTTTGGGAGGTAGATTTTTGCACTGCGACTGCAGATTACGTTGGGTCACTGAATGGATTCGAAACGGGGATTTACAAGTTACGTCCAGAGAGAGAAATCCACAGTTTTGCGGAAGTCCACCTCGTTTTAGAGATCGAGGATTTTACAGCATACAACCGGACGAATTGACTTGTTCGAACGACAACGAAGTCATCGGAGTTGCAACAGTAATTCACGAAGACATAAATACTACAGTGGCTGAGAAAAAGACTGAAGCATCAACCAGGTCAACTACTATAACCACAACTGCAGCAACGACCAGGGCTAGCACGCCCAAAACGACAACCACAACGACCACGACGACTACAACAACAGCGAAACCAACGAAAATCAGCACAACAACGACCAGTTCCTTACATACCAGATCTACGATACCACCATGGAAGCAAAATAGTCAACATCAGAGACCACCACTTGTCCTTGGTTTTCCTCCACAGAAATCAAAAATCGACGATTCGAACGAAGTAGTAGTAAAAAATGCATACAGACAAGACAACTCCGTTATAATACAGTGGGATTCGGATACAGCAAACATTTTAGGATTCAGAGTTGTATATAGACTGTTTGGAGACAAAAGTTTCAAACAAGGTCCACCATTGGAAGCCAGCGAAagagaatttaaaataaaaaatgtaccatCACAA GAATGTATAGTAGTCTGTGTTATTTCATTGGAAGAAATCAACGTAAGTCCAGATACAGTTCCGTACACTCAATGTAGGGAAGTCAGAACGGTGTCATCGGCAACGTCTAATATGGACAAAATAACGATTGCTGCAAGTGCTGCAATTTGTGGAACAATCGTAATTGCAGTGATAGTATTTGTGGCAGCAAGTCGTCGCAGATCTCGAAAAATGCACAATTTACACCAACAGCAGTTGAGTGGAAAAGCTGGACTTCCGATAGGCGGACTGCCCGTAAACTGCTGCACCGGGATGGGAACTACACCGAGCCCTGGAGGACCTTTATCTTCACTTGCTACTCTAAGCGCATTTAATAAGCATCAG gATTGGGATCAAGTGTCAGCATACAGTGGAAGATCCATTCCGAGGGCTCGAATGTATCCAGAAAATGGCGCAGCGCTGATTTCAGATGATTTAAGATCACACGTATCTCATTTCAGCAATACGGGAGGAAGCAAACTTGGTAAAACTCGCTCGATAGCCGATGGACAATCACAACACAGTTTCTCAAATCATTCCGGAAGATATTTAGCCAATAGTGCTTTTCCAAGCAACTTAGTCAGTTCACGTTCAG atttaagaCAGTCTCGACAATCGTTAGCCGGAGCTTCTGATCGCATGTCAAGAATGTCGTTCCCCGGTACACACATACACCATGGGGCACCTTCGGTAGCCTCGTCGTCAAGACGAGCTCGTCCCCGTAGTCGTTCAAGAGACCATACTGCTTTGCACGCCCGGCCTGGCAGCAG ATACAGCACAGCTGGATCGACACACACGCTCAACAACTACTGCGGGGATACATCAGACAATTGGACGGACCACGATATGGACATCTATATGGCCCGCAATCCCACCGCCCGGGGAGGACTGGTGCCATTATAG
- the haf gene encoding leucine-rich repeat and fibronectin type-III domain-containing protein hattifattener isoform X1 → MRTPEGSRRSARRCSKDSNIMIWLLPSLALFSVLAVVDAQCPWQREIQELQVACLCAYNLGHELSVQCDQVDFPLLLKALDTYAKNTPLDLLYINNSTIRKLDDNIFINLRIHNAQLSGCKIKSVGPNAFRGQEQHIKNLNLQDNEITEVPVDSLKGLANLALLDLSKNRISKIQDNSFSTLKRLTTLKLSDNNVTLTAGSLKGLDGSLKNLNLKGTKQKKVPDCIRGLKTLAFLDLSQNSIRELPGLGGMKTFEGLDSLTALNLERNLIQSLGDAAFAGIRKTLSSLSLLNNLLPDFPTSAISTLSELRVLDIGFNLLTGLPENSFVKNPSITLLALDGNPLNTVPQKAFTHLNNTLRGLSLGGRFLHCDCRLRWVTEWIRNGDLQVTSRERNPQFCGSPPRFRDRGFYSIQPDELTCSNDNEVIGVATVIHEDINTTVAEKKTEASTRSTTITTTAATTRASTPKTTTTTTTTTTTTAKPTKISTTTTSSLHTRSTIPPWKQNSQHQRPPLVLGFPPQKSKIDDSNEVVVKNAYRQDNSVIIQWDSDTANILGFRVVYRLFGDKSFKQGPPLEASEREFKIKNVPSQECIVVCVISLEEINVSPDTVPYTQCREVRTVSSATSNMDKITIAASAAICGTIVIAVIVFVAASRRRSRKMHNLHQQQLSGKAGLPIGGLPVNCCTGMGTTPSPGGPLSSLATLSAFNKHQDWDQVSAYSGRSIPRARMYPENGAALISDDLRSHVSHFSNTGGSKLGKTRSIADGQSQHSFSNHSGRYLANSAFPSNLVSSRSDLRQSRQSLAGASDRMSRMSFPGTHIHHGAPSVASSSRRARPRSRSRDHTALHARPGSSMPCWALTDTAQLDRHTRSTTTAGIHQTIGRTTIWTSIWPAIPPPGEDWCHYRTNLVND, encoded by the exons ATTATGATTTGGTTGCTGCCATCATTAGCATTGTTTAGTGTGCTAGCAGTTGTTGATGCACAATGCCCGTGGCAACGCGAAATACAAGAGTTGCAAGTCGCATGCCTATGCGCTTACAATCTTGGTCATGAACTTTCAGTGCAGTGCGACCAG GTGGATTTTCCATTGCTCTTGAAAGCTTTAGATACCTATGCGAAAAATACACCTTTAGATCTGTTGTACATTAACAATTCGACTATAAGAAAATTAGATGACAATATTTTCATCAACCTTCGCATACACAATGCACAACTGTCCGGATGTAAGATAAAATCGGTAGGACCGAACGCGTTCCGAGGACAGGAACAGCACATTAAAAATTTGAACTTGCAAGATAACGAAATAACAGAAGTTCCCGTCGACAGTTTGAAAGGTTTGGCGAACCTGGCACTGCTCGACCTGTCCAAGAATAGAATATCGAAGATTCAGGACAATTCGTTCTCGACTCTGAAACGACTCACAACGTTGAAGTTGTCCGACAACAATGTAACGCTGACTGCGGGATCATTGAAAGGATTAGATGGCTCACTGAAGAACTTAAATCTGAAAGGAACTAAGCAAAAAAAAGTACCAGATTGTATACGAGGACTTAAAACTTTAGCCTTCCTTGATCTATCACAAAATAGTATAAGGGAATTGCCAGGTTTGGGTGGGATGAAGACATTTGAAGGACTAGATTCATTGACGGCATTAAATCTAGAAAGAAATCTCATACAAAGTTTAGGAGATGCAGCTTTTGCAGGAATAAGAAAAACTTTGAGTTCTCTCAGCTTACTGAATAACTTATTACCAGATTTTCCGACCAGTGCCATAAGCACTCTATCTGAATTACGGGTGCTAGACATAGGTTTCAATTTACTGACAGGTCTCCCTGAAAATTCTTTTGTGAAAAACCCATCGATCACACTTCTAGCATTGGATGGTAATCCACTAAATACCGTACCACAAAAAGCCTTTACACATTTGAACAACACACTGAGAGGTCTAAGTTTGGGAGGTAGATTTTTGCACTGCGACTGCAGATTACGTTGGGTCACTGAATGGATTCGAAACGGGGATTTACAAGTTACGTCCAGAGAGAGAAATCCACAGTTTTGCGGAAGTCCACCTCGTTTTAGAGATCGAGGATTTTACAGCATACAACCGGACGAATTGACTTGTTCGAACGACAACGAAGTCATCGGAGTTGCAACAGTAATTCACGAAGACATAAATACTACAGTGGCTGAGAAAAAGACTGAAGCATCAACCAGGTCAACTACTATAACCACAACTGCAGCAACGACCAGGGCTAGCACGCCCAAAACGACAACCACAACGACCACGACGACTACAACAACAGCGAAACCAACGAAAATCAGCACAACAACGACCAGTTCCTTACATACCAGATCTACGATACCACCATGGAAGCAAAATAGTCAACATCAGAGACCACCACTTGTCCTTGGTTTTCCTCCACAGAAATCAAAAATCGACGATTCGAACGAAGTAGTAGTAAAAAATGCATACAGACAAGACAACTCCGTTATAATACAGTGGGATTCGGATACAGCAAACATTTTAGGATTCAGAGTTGTATATAGACTGTTTGGAGACAAAAGTTTCAAACAAGGTCCACCATTGGAAGCCAGCGAAagagaatttaaaataaaaaatgtaccatCACAA GAATGTATAGTAGTCTGTGTTATTTCATTGGAAGAAATCAACGTAAGTCCAGATACAGTTCCGTACACTCAATGTAGGGAAGTCAGAACGGTGTCATCGGCAACGTCTAATATGGACAAAATAACGATTGCTGCAAGTGCTGCAATTTGTGGAACAATCGTAATTGCAGTGATAGTATTTGTGGCAGCAAGTCGTCGCAGATCTCGAAAAATGCACAATTTACACCAACAGCAGTTGAGTGGAAAAGCTGGACTTCCGATAGGCGGACTGCCCGTAAACTGCTGCACCGGGATGGGAACTACACCGAGCCCTGGAGGACCTTTATCTTCACTTGCTACTCTAAGCGCATTTAATAAGCATCAG gATTGGGATCAAGTGTCAGCATACAGTGGAAGATCCATTCCGAGGGCTCGAATGTATCCAGAAAATGGCGCAGCGCTGATTTCAGATGATTTAAGATCACACGTATCTCATTTCAGCAATACGGGAGGAAGCAAACTTGGTAAAACTCGCTCGATAGCCGATGGACAATCACAACACAGTTTCTCAAATCATTCCGGAAGATATTTAGCCAATAGTGCTTTTCCAAGCAACTTAGTCAGTTCACGTTCAG atttaagaCAGTCTCGACAATCGTTAGCCGGAGCTTCTGATCGCATGTCAAGAATGTCGTTCCCCGGTACACACATACACCATGGGGCACCTTCGGTAGCCTCGTCGTCAAGACGAGCTCGTCCCCGTAGTCGTTCAAGAGACCATACTGCTTTGCACGCCCGGCCTGGCAGCAG TATGCCTTGTTGGGCTCTCACAGATACAGCACAGCTGGATCGACACACACGCTCAACAACTACTGCGGGGATACATCAGACAATTGGACGGACCACGATATGGACATCTATATGGCCCGCAATCCCACCGCCCGGGGAGGACTGGTGCCATTATAGGACGAATCTTGTCAATGACTGA
- the LOC143911023 gene encoding uncharacterized protein LOC143911023, with product MSNENDSGGADNGTRLSVVWRASEFVRAVTSALWSLRGADLLTDVTLSCVDGSVRAHRVLLAACSPYLRNLFKDNPCQHPILIFRDISHVDLAALLHFMYHGEVSVPQQRLASFLSAADLLQVRGLTQETANETHTPDNTPKEDRDVKCVSPKPKRRRTFSPTTVVDDSLEIQNPSSVCTENTIEPTTLEYANICDSESVLTDSDLKPKSLDPDNISKDSSTDFTLPLDNLSEETNQDGDEVKFRCQLCLKSFKHPISLSLHKDSHAGKTQCPICHRFFSRSYDMRCHLTKIHQDQPPEIKLKVTKSSLENNT from the exons ATGTCGAACGAAAATGACAGTGGTGGTGCAGATAATGGCACTCGTCTTTCGGTAGTATGGCGCGCATCAGAATTCGTTAGAGCCGTCACCAGCGCGCTTTGGTCTCTACGAGGCGCTGACTTGCTTACGGATGTGACATTAAGTTGCGTGGATGGCTCTGTTCGTGCTCATCGAGTACTCCTAGCCGCATGTAGCCCCTACTTGCGCAACTTATTCAAAGACAACCCTTGTCAACACCCTATACTTATATTTCGAGACATTAGTCATGTCGATTTGGCTGCATTACTTCACTTCATGTACCACGGTGAAGTCAGTGTGCCCCAGCAGAGACTCGCCTCGTTCCTCTCAGCTGCAGATCTACTGCAGGTCCGTGGGCTCACACAAGAGACTGCCAACGAAACCCACACACCCGACAACACTCCCAAGGAAGACAGAGACGTCAAATGTGTTTCACCGAAACCCAAGCGACGCAGAACGTTCAGTCCCACAACTGTAGTGGACGATTCCCTTGAGATACAGAATCCAAGCTCTGTCTGCACGGAAAACACGATAGAGCCGACTACTTTAGAATATGCGAATATTTGTGATAGCGAGAGTGTCCTAACAGACTCTGATTTAAAACCTAAATCCTTAGATCCAGACAATATTTCTAAAG ACTCATCAACAGACTTCACGCTGCCATTAGACAATTTATCTGAAGAAACCAACCAAG ATGGAGATGAAGTGAAATTTCGCTGCCAATTGTGTTTGAAAAGCTTTAAGCATCCCATATCGCTTTCCCTTCATAAGGACTCCCACGCTGGAAAAACGCAATGCCCAATTTGTCATCGATTCTTCTCACGCTCATATGATATGCGATGTCACCTGACCAAAATCCATCAAGACCAACCGCCAGAGATTAAACTGAAAGTGACAAAATCCTCCCTCGAAAACAACACTTAG